Part of the Rhipicephalus sanguineus isolate Rsan-2018 chromosome 5, BIME_Rsan_1.4, whole genome shotgun sequence genome is shown below.
TAGATGGCGATAGCTACGAGGGGCAACCAGCCGTAGGAGTCCAGGAACTCTTGACCACGAGTAGCTTTCAAGTGGAAGGAAATGCCCAGGAGCGTAAGACTAGCAACAGATCCCGCCGAAGAGACAATGAGAAGCACTTTGCGTCCCAGTCGGTCGGCCAGCACAGTGGCGACGAACAGCACGACGACTTGGAGGGCGCCCACGATGATGGTGCAGTCGTCGGCGGAAATGGACGTTCCGGCGTCCTCGAATATGTCTTGCGCGTAGAAGAGGATGACGCAAACGGCGGAAGCCTGCTGCATGAACATTGGTAGAAGCGTGCAGAAGAAGGGCTTGTAGATGTACGGCATGGTTACGTCGCTCAGGGCGAAAGGCTGCATGTTAGCGAGGTTCGCGTCGAGGGCGCTCAGTTCCTCGGCAATCTTGGGACCCTGGTAGAAGTGCAGCGATGCAATGGCCGCCTGGCGGCGTCCCTTCTGAAGCAGCCAGCGCGGCGACTCATGCACACAGAAGAGCGCCAGCGCCATGATAACGCTCGGTGCGAAGCAGAAGGCGGCCAGCCAGCGATAGGAGAGGTACTTGCCCAGGAAGAACGTAAGCAGAATTCCGACGCAGAGGATCGCGTTGGCGAGGGTGTTAAGAAGGCCACGTATGCTGGAGGGGCTGATTTCAGAGATGAAGACGGCGACGGTGAGTGCGGTAATGCCCATGGCGATGCCGGTCAGTACGCGACCCACGAACAGCAGCGCAGTGGACGGCGCGAACATAATGCACAGCCAGCCGGCCATGAACCACGCAGCGGCGGTGAAGAGCGAGCCCCGTCGTCCGATCAGGTTCACCAACTGACCTGCGTAGCCAGATAAAAGAACAAAGCGAATGTCAACAACTCTGTCGCTCTAAAGGAGTGCAAGAGAGCTGCACACGGAAATGTCATTTTCAGACTTGACGCAACAGTTCTTGAAAGGTTTATTGCACGATGACAATGTACCTGATGTGTATTAGCAAAAACCGCCGTATTATCATCCATGCGCGCTGATGGACGGATTAATGAAAGATCTACAACGCTCTCACACATATTACTTTTTAGCTCTGCATGTGCTGCTAGGTTAATACGCGTAAAATTTTGCGTAGACAAACATCTCGAATCACATTGGTACATCTAAACCTTTATGGGGCCTCATTAAGCAGTTTATTGTAAGGATAAACCTCGTGACTGTCATACCCGTTCATACATTGTGTATGTTCGATATTTTTTATGTTGTTCCTTTCCTTTTCTTGTAGCCACGTCCTAATAAATTATTTATTTTCACATTTATATGAGGAGAAATAACCGTGCATATTATAGATGATATAGATGATTATAGATTCTTTTCTATAATCGTCTCATCTAGAAATTTGAAAATGTACGTATATTGCGTTGCACCAGCGTATGCTGATGAGACCTGAATGGCCAGATGGTACTTGATCACCGTGAAGGTGTAGTCATAAATATGATTGTGGGCATTCGTAAGTGGAAGTGAACGCATAAATCTCCTCTTGATGGAACTATTTAAAATATTTGAATGAAAGCTGCCACAGCACAGAAAGAAAAGAGCACATTATTGTTAGTGCAGCAGCAGGCAGAATTTCCACTGAGGTTGTGTAGACCAGAAGGTGATGTGTTCGAATCAGCGTCGTCCACACACAGCGCACTAGAAAAAAAACATTAGAAGAAGACGTTTTACTCAATTACGATCAGAAAGCGCTGTTACAGGAGTGTAGCGTTCCTGCGCATGCCACAAACCGAGATACATTTTGTTCTTCTCCTTCTGCGTGCCTGTTCCACACGTTTCATTAACCTGTCAGAAGAGCACGCTATTCAAGGGCTTGGAAGGTTAAAAAAATGCGAAAAGTTGCTAGTGAACTCCATTACCGAGGCCACCGGACTATACATGACCTCAAGGACCCGATTACCAAGAAATTTTTATCGGCGGGGAGGGGGCTTTATGTGtgctcgtgtgtgcgtttgtatgtgtgcatgcaaaATTTCAAAATTTCGGGCGAGGAGGCGGGAGAGGAAGCGAATACAGCCACACCCCTGGCTACGACAATGCTACGGACATATAATGCTGAAAGCAAagatcctttgtaaaagtattcATTTAAACTACTTTTCAGACTTCCAAAATAATAATGGCAGTGAGAAGTCCGGCGGTTAGCAAACATATTCTAAGCTAGTGAAGGTAAGTCACACAATTCAAAGACCTTGTAGACGTATAAAACCAATGGTAAACAGCATTTAGAAAATGTATAAGCATTTAGTTCACTTAGGCCGTGTTAGGGCTCAGATGTACAAGTATGCAGTTCAGTCGCATATTATTTCGTTTAGTACTTTGGCGTGACAAAAACGATCGTCGTCGAGTTGAAAGGAATGCGAAAGGTTTGCTTTCACTATTGTATTCCCTTCCGCTTTTTCTAGGGTTCAGTGGCCACCATCGCCAGTTACTGCCCTGAAGGTTATCGGCAGTGCGTCGAAAATGTGCACACAAGTCTACGCCCTCTCGCTTTAAACCCGATTTCTTAGATTCTTCTTCGGCACTACATGCGAAAATaacagagagttgagctagttggtccgCATTGATGTTAAAAAACTGGccgtgcaaacatggacaaaaGAGAGAAGACATGCGGCGTTCGTTGCGTATTGACTTCTcttttttgtccgtgtttgcacgcccagtcttttaacatgaatactatCTGCAAGATCGGCACGTCAAAAGTGGTGCTGCGTTTAGATTGCGTTCGCACTATAGATGCAAAGTACTTAAGAAATCAGCAGTGCTTTTTCAGACAGATGCAGCGTGCTCATCACTTTTTGACCAGTCAATGGTATTCGTCATTATATCCTTAACCAACAATATAACAGAACAAGGATAGTTGTGTTTGCTGTATAAACAATGTAAAGCGAAGAGAACTTTGTTAATATTGGAGCCTTAAAAACATGTTGGTGCCTTAATGTTGTCGTTGTTAACAATGTCAATGACGAGTTCTGAGAGAACTATTTGTCCGCTTTACAGACCACGAGATTATGAAAACTCTACGCCAGCACCATAATTTAAAAGGCTttggctttctttatttttgatatTTCCGCAAGGTCAACGACTCACACCCGTACGTTACCACGGGAAAGATCATGGCGTTTACAAAACGACTTCTGGTTTCAAGGCTGACATCTTTGTCTTGCACAATGAACTTAATTACCGAACTACTACTCAGCAAGATTTTACGACGTAACGTAACAGAACCTTATGCAACACTGGAAACAGAGGCGGGGGCTTGTAATTCTTACTATCTGATGTTCCCTAACGGCACAACAATCGGCATGTGAACACTCCATTTCCACTGCAGTTAGCTTCCCTGACGGGAAGTTATCAGCACTTTCGCCCCGGCGATGTGGTAGTGTGAGAATTGATAACGTCGAAGTCAAGGTTCTGGTGCAACGAGCCGTTTAAATCACTGCTACGCAGTAACACGTTGCAGGTTCCTTTAGCAAGAACTACGCGATTGTATCTGGGGCTACGCCTGCTTTTAGCAGTGGAATGTGTCCTGTTTCTCTTTCGCAAGATATTGCATTGTTTCTCCTACAGCTAACTGTCATTTGTTTACAATGTGCAGATAAGCAGCAGTGGAACATATTGCGAGGGTTGGCCTGAGAAATGGAAGGCGTGGCCGTTTGTGATGTGAGATAAATAACCTCGATTACAGGCTTCATCTCGCATTTAGACGTATCTGTCGAATTACGATTCGCATCCAATGCACGGGATAACAAAGCAAGCAGGAATTATCCGTAAATGTATCACCTGCAGTGATTCGAAGTCGTCAAGGTTAGTGTCAGCATTGTGTTGATATTatataacattaaaaaaaatgtttggctTAGGTTGCTGCTTGACACCACCATGCTTTAACAGCGATGTTAGACGCGCGCAGGATTAACAAGAGACCTACTCGTCAGATACAGTCACAAAACAGGGCAAGCATTCAGGGCTCTGCTATTGATACAAAGTGCAGTATTTATGACTTGAGGGTTGCCGTTAACAGGGTGTCTACAGTAACTTGCTGTCAAAGTGCGTAACAAAATTTTCTACCGCAACTTTATTTGGAAATGACCTTGTCATGGGGTCTGCCAAGGTGGTGTAGcgtttacggtgctcggttgccgccccgaaggccgcgggttcgatcccggccgcggcggtcgcatttcgatggataaTAAGTGTAGGGGTtgaaggtcccaaaaccacgatatgattatgagagacgccgtagtcgagggctctggaaatttcgaccacctagggttctttaacgtgcacctaaatcgaagtgcacggacctcaagcattctcgcctccattgcaaatgcggccgccgcggccgggattcgatccagtgaccttcgggtcagcagtcgagtaccataaccactagaccaccgtggcggatgcatttcaatggaggggaaatgctagaggcccgtgtactgtgcaatgtgagtgcacgttaaagaacaccacatggtcaaaatttccgatgccctccactacggcgtgcctcgtaatcatatcgtgggtttgacACGTAATACTCCAAATATAATTAATATTGACGTTATCATGCTCACGATCACTTATAGATTGCTCATAGGTATTTCTGGTTCATTTATTAGTACGAAGCGATTCAGCGTCAATGCCTTGACGATATTGCTTAAAAGTTTCGCGCTTTCCTTAAACGCCCCTTCAGAAAGTATTATACACATGTGAAACGTATTCAAGGGTCAGGAGGTCACAGCGTTCCACTCGATCTTTCCACTCAAAAAAGGTCAACAAAATTTTGTGCAAGACTAACTCTTCCAtgaactcttttttttcccccgtgccatccgaTATTGGAACCGTTTTCCCAGAGAAATAATCGAGTGCCCTTCTGTTTCCGCTTTCATTGCCGCACTTCAGAGGACGAAATGATCGTGTCTTTATTCACCAGTGCTGTAGCAAGGTGTCACAAGAACGTCGCCCACATGTCTTGGTtatctttgctttcttttttttgttgtttttctcttcTAATAATGCAGAGTGCACTAAGATGTAAAACGCACTATACAGACAAttgtttctttttaacacgaaagtgttttatgccggggtccaccaagacttcagtgacgtatttccgtcactgaaatgacgtcgaaaaaatttacacgatcaggtggcaaagaaaaaatgttccgccaacgggcatcgaacccacgaccgctcggtccgcaacaacagatgccgggaacgctatccactgcgcacggtcacagactcgagaggctttacaaacgcgccttttatatctactactctcccggtcggcggggtggtgttgccctctgggagcggtaaagtaaaataattcgtcattactgtggccaccgcgaatagcacctgcaatgcgttacacatccgttccattcggcgcgttttcaatagaaggtcaattttgtcactgccttaacacaccgcgaggtggcgatcttagccgaaGCGTCCTAAAAGCGTcgtcctcgctcatagcatcacgctaatccaaaccaaaaatagctctgcaccgcgcgcctgcctcacctggctgtaacaccgcgttccccgctcacgcactcgccccgagaaaagtcgcggccgcgctaccggggcggcacgacgcgctttgcgtttccctctagtccggccgtggtgttcaatcgcattttaacatgctgcgggatggcgaccaagttctgcgtccaacatgcgacgctcttctggctatcacacctcgttctctgattacgctttcaccgttaactactacagctaccacaaggtttgtttaaccatttagcatggacgttagtcgtcgggatggaggtgtgccaccaatcatcaaagtgggtacatccacgttaaacggtgctatagctgccagacatcaatatacattgtgcaaactctcttatatcaatgtagagtaaacattcagttacttctgtaagggcacgttttactttcgtgttattccgattcctatgacggagggatcaaccatcttttttttagtCATTTCAAACGTGAAGTAGTGTGTTGTGTAAAAGCGTCAATACTTATATTTGTATACCAAATGTTTACCACTACAAATTGTATTATTGCATGAAGTGCTGTGTTCGACACACCAGCTGACTTTTTTCTGTCGTTTCGTTAGTAAGTGAGCTCTCTTTTGTTGTTCACGTGCATTGTACTCAAAATGTAACCAATCCACTCCTACTCAAGGCCTAGAAATTCAGGCCagcagtattcaataaataaataaataaataaataaataaataaataaataaataaataaataaataaataaataaataaataataaataaataataaataaataaataaataaataaataaaataacaggAATAGTGGTGGGAATATGTGGCGTCTTAAAATAAGGACAATTGATACTACAACCCGCACGAATAAAGCAATTTCCGATATTTAAGCCGTAACAGAAAGCCTGAGGGCGTGCGGTCCTTTCTTTCCACCTGCACCTGGAAATAAAAccagtttttttttacttcgcagTATCAATACAGTCGCTACCTACCGACTCTCAGAAGCAGCACATCTGAGgcagcgaatatatatatatatatatatatatatatatatatatatatatatatatatatatatagatatatatatatatagtagtgggaaaagaatcacgcggaccccgatggAATAAgggatgaagaaagaaactaagactttcgttggtttggcactgtatatcttcactaacgtttcgtctggtggaccagactttgtcaaagaccagactttgtcaaattttccgatatatatatatatatatatttatatttatatatatatatatatatatatatatatatatatatatatatatatatatatatatatatatatatatatatatatatcgttggCCATTTCACATTGCCCTATAATTTACAGGATGATTTTAAAATAGTTTAGAACGCGCTTAATAttatagtaaaagctcgttaatttggatttcacggAAGCTAACAAAAAAGGCCGATTTAACCGAATTTTAAATTATCtagagaaaacaataaacaaaattgTATTATGTCAATACACCTTCATCCTCTTGATGGGTACGTAAATCCTGTGCTTACTTTGCACAAGAGCGGTGTAAAAGCTGCAATTTTCACTACTcgcgactttgttcacaatgtggCCGCGGCTCAAGACCTCCCTGTCTTAACTAATCCGAAAAGTGCTAACCCAAAACGTCGTTACCATTGTTACTATACGGTTCGTGCTGATGACGACGGCGATGCAGACTGCGCCACCTTGGTTCGGTTGTCCGCGAACACCTTTTTCGTTACTTTGCGCCGCTCAATTGTGGCgcttggcgcgctccgagaatcgttcgaattaaccgggctgcgGCGAAGTATGACCgcattaacgagagtttgatgccactgAACAATGCATATGccggccgggaccagagaacaggtccgaattatccgattttccgaattaacgagctttcactatGCTGGCACAACTACCGATTGACACTCATgtctctcttccaagcacttccggtcgagcacttcttTCCGGTTTTACGAATATTCTGAAGAAGGCTTCTAAAAAGAGAAATTGATGGTTCTGATTCAAGTTAACAGTTATATGGAATACATTTGATATCGGCGCATAACATTAATTAAAATAAGGGTCAATTAACTATCAGGACCATTAATGAAATTTAATTGATTGAATTCATTGATATATTATGAACTGcttggatcgttgcggcacctggcggagtagATCTCAAGCACTCGcttctttttacgtggcctccgagatacgctttggcagcgcgcgaaacacaaggttaacaccagggcacacgaacaccGACGTGCGAGTACCACTACCAGACACcgaagtcaaggattagggtcacctccGGATTTTTTTCCTTTACTCAATTGTTATGATTGATGGACACACTGCGTAGGTGAGGGAACTCACCGCCGGCAAGTCCGCCGAACACGGCCCCCAATGTGACGAGAGAGCCGAACCATGCGCCGTCGGAGGACGAGAACTCGATGCTCTTGCGTATGTCCGGCAGCGCGGGCGAAGAGTAGGTGCACGCGAAGCCGAACGACATCGAGGCCATGTACGTCGTCGCCACGGTGAGGTAGAGCCGTCTCCTGGCGTCCTTCTCCGTGCCGGAGCATGCGGGCGGAAGCTCGACATCGGCTGTGTTGGGAActgcacatacaaaaaaaaaacctcctttTAATTTCCTTCACTGCAGGTTATTTTAAATTTCACCTGAGCGACCCACATGAATGCAGCCCGAGAAAATATACAGACATTCCTGGGCACTATAAATGGGTGGAAGGACTTACCAACCCCCGCATTCCAATCTCACGGGGCAAGAGGCAGTGTTCTTCCCGAAAGTTCAGAGCGGCACATTCCCTCACTATACCCTTTTGTACGCTATGTATCCCACAAGCTACCGAAACGACTGCACATTCTTTTCTGCAACGACTACATTCTACCAAATGGTATTTGAGTGCCGACGAAACCCATCAACACCACCTACGACTGGACCAAACGTCGAGCAGTGGGAGCTGACAAGCTCAAGCATTGAAGACGAGCGACGTCTGGTGAACAGGGCCGAGCTGACAGCTCAGGGCCACGGCATCATGGACTACGGACGCCGTCCACCTTGGACGACTCTGCCGTCGGTTCACTCTGCTGAATAAAGTTTATTGCTCCTCCTGCCTTGATTTTACGATTACATCTCCCCCGTTGGTTAGCACGTGCTATGCGAACAGAACATGCTGTGCCGCTTATGTCTATAGACGTTGTGTCTGGTAACGTCGAAGCCTTCTTCACTGACATAACCGAAAACATCAGATGGGAGACATACCTGTAACAGCTGTGAAAAGACATGCATGCCATTTGTGTACGCTCGTCCATTAGATCAAAACGAGACAAGAGATCGCAGAAACGTGTTTGCTTGAAGTAATCAACAGTGGTCAGACAAGGAATGTGAGCGGCGATCAAGTTTTGACAAAGGAAGTTGTATTTGTCAAGGCTGCAACGTGACTATGTATTTTTGCAGCTGCTGAGTAACGCCGGCTTCAAGGACGAAAGGGGATTTTTGGTGCTTGTTTTCGAGGGgctcctttctttgttagacacaaccaaatgaatcgaaaTGGGGGGCCCAGAAGGACTGGTATTCATCTGTTTTTTTCTCTCAACTACATGGTTTAGACCCATCGCGTGGTAGAGTGTGCGTTTACATGCCATATAACTGAAGCTTATTTTCAGAGATAAGTTTACTCTGTCCATAGACTAATTTGCATACATGCTggtacatgcatgcgtgcatgcgaGCAACCATTGTGCACCGTCTCCAACTCCCCTTGAGTAAATTTGGGCCGCCTTTGATTAAAGGGAGACATTAACCACTGACAGAGCGTTTGCAACCTTGTAAGTGTGCGCTTCCAGCCGATTGAAGCAAATGTACCCGTCgagtttttttatgttttataTAATGCGAACACCGGCGAGGGATGCCTATTAGCCGTTGGCAAGACGTCCTTTAAACCAAGGCGACAGATGATCCGCCGCGAGGTCACACGTGGTCTGCATGTTGCGAGGTCGCGATAAATCATTACGAGCACACAGATACAGTTCAAAGGGAGACCGCGTGTCACAGTGCACCCGAATAGATTATACGAGTCCCTGAAAGCGTAACGCGATGGTGCCAGTGCGTGCGATAACGCCAGACGCGAAGAGCAAGACGGCTACTGTATGCAGTATCGTTGCTAAAGCGACGATTTCTGACTTTGACATTGGACGAACGAGGACAGCCGTTCGTCGCGATAATGGCAGGACGAGGCAAGTGGCCCCACATATGCAGTAAGATCCTTTTACAGTAAGTGCTGAATTCATGCAATAAGGGGCAAAGAGTTGACTTCTAATGATATTGTCGTCAATGTCTCCAGCCATCTCTTTGCCTGTGTACCGTCTGCCCATGAAGCATAGTCAACTGGCTTTCTGTTGAACAACTCTTAGCTGTTAACGTAAGGAGGCTtagttttgagaaaaaaaaaaccacttcgACTGCGAAGTTTTATTTCCGGTAAGATTTCGTGGGTTGTACGTTTATCTTTTCCTACATTGAACGAAATGTCGACTTTGCCTACGTTGAAGCTTCGTTTCACCACTTGACCGAGCTTCGCAGATCCTATTTGCTTAATGGACATTTCCTTGCAGTCACCGGCATCTGATAGGTTCCTTGTCATCGTCATTGCTAGACTTGCTGAGCTAAAAAGGAGGCGGCGTTGCCGGGGTTCGTTTCCCTCATTACGACATATTTCTACCGTGAAAGTGTCTCAGAAACGCGTCCGTGTTTACAATGAAGTTTTATGCCATTTAACTATGACCTTCACACAAATGAAACAGTCGGTAAACCTCGCAACGTGGCTGCAGTTGGTAAAGGAGATTCTCCGCTTTGCAGATGAGTACTGTGGCAAAGCAACAAGACTTGGAATTGAAAGCTGGATTTGTTAGAACCCAAAGATTTGAGCAATTTCCAGCATTTAGGGGGGTCAAGAAGCACATTAGAATAAGATAACACTGTTCCTTCGTACTTGCTTCTTGTAGGATATCTCTGTTTCTCGGCCAGCACTGCCAAACTCTGTAATGTTGGCAAAACCAGGTGGCCTCCAGCCTACACGAACCACGGGATTTGGCAGCCACCGCCCTAATGCTCCGGATTTCAGCTGCTGATGATCTCCTCCTCGCATCTCAGATCTCTCATAACATCAAGCGTGGTATGGCTGAAGGGCATCGCCCGTCCCAGTTCGTCCCCAAGTGTCGCCCTGCCATTGTGTTCTCTAGCTGGCCACCATGCACTCGTGGCCTTCACAGAGTTTAAATCTGGGCATGAGCCCTCctttcctctgctctttcttcggaccgcgtgcgcgcgtgttcTGGCTGAAGCAACGTCAACTTGGAATGGTGCCCGCGCCTCGGTGTCTGGAGCGGCCGCTTCCACCGACGCCGTCGCGGGACTCCCGGGTGCTCCCCCGGTCGATTACGACACTGGAACGGCTCGCTATAAAGCGCGTGTGACGGCCGCACGTATTCCCTGCGTGTTATCGTCTGACTCTGGCGAGACAATCGTGTCGCCGAACCTTCGATGACGCACTGACTGGCGAGCGTGCGGTTTCATCGCTTCGGCTTACTCGTGAACGTGCACGTGCGTTGCTTACGAGTACGGCTCCTCACGTGCGGTAGGACGGACAATCGCGCTCGACAGTAATTCGTCACTGTGAAACTAGAGCGCGGAGACGTCAAAACAGGATGAAATATGATACACGTAAGCGCTCAGTGCCAAGTTTTTCTGATTGAACGATTGATtaagcgagtgagtgagtgagtgagtgagtgagtgagtgagtgagtgagtgagtgagtgagtgagtgagtgagtgagtgagtgagtgagtgagtgagtgagtgagtgagtgagtgagtgagtgagtgagtgagtgagtgagtgagtgagtgagtgagtgagtgagtgagtgagtgtcgcACTTCCTTAGGCTCCTGTGTAACAGTAGTTTCTCGATTGTTCTCGATTGTTCACTTCCTTGCTAATGAAGTAGAACATTCGAGCTGAGCTGTAACACCTGGTCGTGGTAAGTAAATTAAGAGGTAAAGAAGTTCTTGGTGCGCTCATAACTTGTGCTGACGTCCTAAAAAAATCTGTCTCCAGTCTCGgattaaaaaaaaggagaaagacagGTTACATAAAACAAAAGGCCAGAGGTAGGCCTCCCGATGTACGGATACTGAAGCGCTGTACTCACCACCAGTAGTTCAGGCTCACTTAAATCAGGAGGTAGTTCTTAAAAAGTATTGAGAAACGATGACGTGAGAACACATCAAAGACTTGCGTCGAGAGGAGCCCTGTGCTCATGAGAGCGGGAGAGAGATACGATGCACACTAGGAGAACAAAGCAAACACAGTAGATGCCTGTAGATGTGAGGAGACGATTGATCACATCCTATGCCACTGCCCATACTACCAGACTCAACGACGTGTTCTAGAAGCCAAAATATATCGCTTGATGCATGAATACTGCCAGAGAGAACAATTTCCTGGAACCTTGTCCCTACGGTTGTGCTACTTGGCCCACGGTTGTGCTACGAGAGCCCTGTTGTGCTACTTGAGGACCACCAGACTTGCCGGGCGTTTGTGAActaccagcgcgagttcgtgttgcaCTAATAGAGTGCACACTAAATGTTcacttcttctttctcttgttattttttattttatctaTTATTCTGCCTTTCCGCaacccacgtgtagggtagccaaccgaaccaaagcttggttaacctcacTGCCCTTTccccttcgtctctctctctctctctccacacccacacacacaaacacgcacacaaacgcgcgcacacacacacacacacaccacacacacacacacacgcacgcacgcacgcacacacacacacacacacacacacacacacacacacacacacacacacacacacacacacacacacacacacgcgcgcgaaatTTACGGATGAAAGTTTAGTTATACTTCAAGTGCTACGTTTACATTTGTATTAACAAGGAATTTTTACGAGTTAATTTATTTGCCTTAACGCCGCTTatcgcaaaacaaacaaacaaacaaacggacttAAGATTGAATGCGTTAGTGCCGAAGTTCTGAATCCCGCATTTGTTATTAAGCACGGGATTCTATGAACTGCCTTGCCCCACAGTTGCACGAGCGCCAAAACAATGGGTATTGTATTCATCTGCCGCGTGAGATGGGCGTGTAAGGCTGACTGTCCACACAGCGCGTTCTGCCTCTGAGGTCGGGGGCGTCAGTATTACGTACTGTTGACGTACAGCCTGGAGCTTGTTGACTTCGTGCCCCGTTTCATTTTCATTATGCTGCTGCTGTTACTATACACGTATACTGTCACATAGCCTGAAAACCTGAGGTCCCTTGCGCAAAGCTTTGAACAGATATGTCCGGATGACTGTTTTTATGTCCTTTATAAAATGTCTATGACCTGGACAGTGAATATAATTACGCACTAAATCACACGTTGCACTGCAATTAAATCGTACGCATAGTATCTAGCTCTGTAACATTTAATTAACGACTCCGCTGGAATGTTCACTACACAAGAACTCCAAGATATGCGTCATTTAGATGTGAACACATCTATTTCCAGTTGTAATTATTTCTCCTGGCCTACCGGCATTATAAGACACGTTTGTTGCTGCGTTACAGAACATAGtcattgcacacacacacacacaaaaaaaaagatatttgcaGGAGAGGCACCCTGCCCATGGGCAAGCTGTCAACGACAGTTTACCGTTACACCTGAGAGGCGGCAACGTAATAGACCTTATTTGACACACCGGAGATGAACTGCGTATGCAATGTTCtgcaataaaatatttttttttgtctcggcTGCACAGCAGCCagctgcacagctgcacacttgTATATCTGGCCCGACTGGCCGTGAACTTGTAACGCTTTGCGACATGGCGTTCTCACATAGAGACACAACTTACTTTTTCCATTTCTGTGCACTACTGGCAA
Proteins encoded:
- the LOC119394047 gene encoding solute carrier family 2, facilitated glucose transporter member 8 isoform X1, encoding MILPKPGSLQRFASSGERQPLWPYVRIPNTADVELPPACSGTEKDARRRLYLTVATTYMASMSFGFACTYSSPALPDIRKSIEFSSSDGAWFGSLVTLGAVFGGLAGGQLVNLIGRRGSLFTAAAWFMAGWLCIMFAPSTALLFVGRVLTGIAMGITALTVAVFISEISPSSIRGLLNTLANAILCVGILLTFFLGKYLSYRWLAAFCFAPSVIMALALFCVHESPRWLLQKGRRQAAIASLHFYQGPKIAEELSALDANLANMQPFALSDVTMPYIYKPFFCTLLPMFMQQASAVCVILFYAQDIFEDAGTSISADDCTIIVGALQVVVLFVATVLADRLGRKVLLIVSSAGSVASLTLLGISFHLKATRGQEFLDSYGWLPLVAIAIYFCSYAIGLGPLPWVLLGEMIPLRARGFATGFCTAFLFALAFLVTKCYDDLVKFMTAAGTYWMFAGLLAGSLILFVFIVPETKGKSLEEIELIFGKTDSSASLDTMDKDVEMNVK
- the LOC119394047 gene encoding solute carrier family 2, facilitated glucose transporter member 8 isoform X2, coding for MSFKEERRPSGAPQHLNCQFEKVPNTADVELPPACSGTEKDARRRLYLTVATTYMASMSFGFACTYSSPALPDIRKSIEFSSSDGAWFGSLVTLGAVFGGLAGGQLVNLIGRRGSLFTAAAWFMAGWLCIMFAPSTALLFVGRVLTGIAMGITALTVAVFISEISPSSIRGLLNTLANAILCVGILLTFFLGKYLSYRWLAAFCFAPSVIMALALFCVHESPRWLLQKGRRQAAIASLHFYQGPKIAEELSALDANLANMQPFALSDVTMPYIYKPFFCTLLPMFMQQASAVCVILFYAQDIFEDAGTSISADDCTIIVGALQVVVLFVATVLADRLGRKVLLIVSSAGSVASLTLLGISFHLKATRGQEFLDSYGWLPLVAIAIYFCSYAIGLGPLPWVLLGEMIPLRARGFATGFCTAFLFALAFLVTKCYDDLVKFMTAAGTYWMFAGLLAGSLILFVFIVPETKGKSLEEIELIFGKTDSSASLDTMDKDVEMNVK
- the LOC119394047 gene encoding facilitated trehalose transporter Tret1 isoform X3, with product MIAGEKIPNTADVELPPACSGTEKDARRRLYLTVATTYMASMSFGFACTYSSPALPDIRKSIEFSSSDGAWFGSLVTLGAVFGGLAGGQLVNLIGRRGSLFTAAAWFMAGWLCIMFAPSTALLFVGRVLTGIAMGITALTVAVFISEISPSSIRGLLNTLANAILCVGILLTFFLGKYLSYRWLAAFCFAPSVIMALALFCVHESPRWLLQKGRRQAAIASLHFYQGPKIAEELSALDANLANMQPFALSDVTMPYIYKPFFCTLLPMFMQQASAVCVILFYAQDIFEDAGTSISADDCTIIVGALQVVVLFVATVLADRLGRKVLLIVSSAGSVASLTLLGISFHLKATRGQEFLDSYGWLPLVAIAIYFCSYAIGLGPLPWVLLGEMIPLRARGFATGFCTAFLFALAFLVTKCYDDLVKFMTAAGTYWMFAGLLAGSLILFVFIVPETKGKSLEEIELIFGKTDSSASLDTMDKDVEMNVK